In Brassica napus cultivar Da-Ae chromosome C2, Da-Ae, whole genome shotgun sequence, the sequence TCAAATTCTACTTCAAATAAAAAGGGGTTTTAAGGGTCAACTATCAGAGTTGTCTTGAACAAGATTAACATGAAAGATCTGTGAATTGAAACAAGAAATCAAACCCAAATACCACTCCTTACGAGTCCACAACAAAATAAACTCCAAGTGACCCCCAAATATGAGCTAAACATCTTTAAAAACAACTAACATCAAGACAATTCTAATCCACCAAGGCCGTCCTAGACTATAGTAAGaccctgttaaaaaaaaatatattgactatatatttaacaatgtaatgaaataattttaagaattaatagttttatctataaatatttgaGGTTTCTCTTCgaattataaactataaatttaataatacatgaaattttaaaccaaaatttatgtattggttttgaaaaaatttcttaatattttaattttatttttagacttgGACCTCGCTCAAGTGTTCCACTAACACACGTTATTAAACGACCATGCATACCAcctatattttttctttcaatcaAACAATCCACCCAAACATAATTACATACAAAAAGACATTAACATACAATATCACCCCCATTAGTAGTCATAACACacgaacaaaaaaatcaaacaacaaTTCCCATAGatcaatgaaaattaaaaacattgaatctaatatattttcctcttttaaaacttttatgtcACGAATTCCAAAAAAGAATCTTAAACATAAATCTAATAGcgatatgaaaaaatatatatatatatatataatttaacttaCTGAATTAAAGacataatataaaacaatttaacaaaaaaacatcaaTGAAATATTCTAAAAGTTTTACagcccaaaaataaaaataaaacatagctCTACTAAAATAATCTACAcattcgttttaaaaaaaaacaataacaaaaataatgatttatacataatatatacccaaaaatttcaaaacaaaaaaataaatataaaaagaatattttatatagaatattataattttatatatcacaaataaattatatcccgCCCTAGTTaagaaatatatgtatatacagatatatttaaataatttattcattaaaatGTTTGATAAATGGTTTATTATCTGATAATGATTTGTTACTTGGTACATATTTTGTTAACTGATACATAGTTTAATACCAAAGAATTGATAAATGATCTGTCAACTTGTACATTATTTAATACTAGGAAACAACCCCACACGTTAACGCGCGGGAAGAGAAGacgtttatttgtttttgtattttaatgttttagctTAAGTAATTTGGATAGTTGGTCAATCATTCCCCCAAAAATGTAAACTATTAAATTCATaaggattttaaaaaatggtctaatatacttatataaaaaaaaagagtaataaattataaatgtgtATGTAAATGAGCAAATATTATGTTATGTGTTAAAAAATTAATAGCTCCTAAGGTAGCATTGCAATATTAAGTAATGTAGCCATCTtcaattattttcttcttttttatttgtggCCGTTTTATTTCTTGGGCTGCTACTTTCATTGGATTTAGATTGTTATCTTTGCTTTcttctaaatttttttgtcgTCTTTGATGTTCtctttttattgatttatgttctttagaatcatttttttcttctttccttcTAGCTTCTTCtacagttttatttattattgtaggctgtaaattaaaatgttagttttaaacttttttattaataCCATAAATTGATtaagacaacttttatttaaacccttaatctaattCTTATAAATTGTACCTCTTCAATATTAATTGGTGTTCCTGTGATTCATGTAACTCTTAATCCAGCCGaacttgaattataattaaaagatGTGACTTTAAAATTGAATTTGAAAATCTTCCGAATACGTTTTTCAGATAAatcataaaaaggaaataattgCGTTATCACTTGAATATCATTGTATGATTATTCCTGCatatagaaaaatttaaatatcactttatttatttatacattgtagtttaataataattacaaGTATTACACTTACGTGAAATTTTATCAAGTTTGTTGCTGATTCACCCATAATTCTGGTCATGTCCTTGTTGAATGTGGTTAATAATACTGTATATGAGTTATCTTCGACAATAATTTCAAGTTTAtatctgtttcaaaatatttgGTATTAATAATCTGTTACTTATTTgagttaaataaatttatttttcttagatACCGTAAAATTTCAACAATATCCggttttgtgtatttttttcaaatcagTTTCccatatattatttgaagtATTTTAGCACAATGATTACAAGATATGTAATTCAATCCATTTCTTGGActactttcaataattttctCTTCGATGGTAAACTCTTTGTCCTGATAATATATGTTGcaccaaatattttaattttttatataattatgaatTTTTGACTTTTAAAAGTCAAATGttagtaataaaaaaattaataatttacctACCTCAAACAAATCTTTGGCAATAAAATCTATTATTTCTGTTATTTTGACAATGCTATCATTTGTTTTCCTAAAATTGCATTCGCCCTTCTCTTGTATTGAAGGTGTTCTGTATTGACCacaaatttctatattttatgaattatatatatatatatatcgatatatacatatgtaattttaattactttttttttaatgattgaaTTGGATTTAAAGGATCATCTTGATATATTTTGGAAGATGGCGTTGTTTTAAGTAAAGATATCCTAATATTCATGTTTAcagtaattttgttttattgtttttttttttgtcatcaattttgttttattgttaaaacttagttatttattaatctgaattttgattttttttcttacaatacCTGAATATGTTTTGGGATTAACGCTTATTATTATCAGAGTTACACCATATgcttctttatttttcatcttATTTTGGTACATATCTACCATATTGTCCCATTAATTCGCACTTTGCCTCCCTTGTTATTCAGTTATGGGAGAATAAACATAATGTAAAAGATGTTTAATTAATTcgaaaattattaataaaagaagGCCATTTTGAATATGATacattatacaatatttaaatttttataaagtgatttttttattactcATTGTTGAAATGTTTAACTAACCCTTCTAATTGTAGGTTTAGGTTTATTCTTCTTCGTCCAACATTAGTAACATATGTATTTATCTTTTCTTCAATAACGCCAATAATATCTGcaattaacatttttttctatcAATATGCAGTTTATACATTAAAAGTTTTGTGTGTCTGGATTTCTAATTACCATCATAAGATAAATTTTTGTCATCAATTTTCATAAGTTGATCATAATCACGAAACCTAACTTTCTCCTTGTTTTTTAGTACGCTCTCTTCTGATGCTGGAGTTATAGTGGAATTTTCATTCAGCCCTGAAATTTTATAACGTTCACCAGCCTTTCATACTTCAAAATCattgaagatatatatatatatatttccctCTAAAATCTCCGTAGAAAATTGATGAATGTGACGAGTATAAATTGACCCCATAGTAGTTGATTCCTAtgttagaaattatttttagtttttaaatatattaaatgtattacagtaaaaaatattggtaattaagacttataatttaattaccacttttacgatttcttactTTCCATAGTTGAATTATTCTTccgataatttttttattgccACGTTTCATGttgatgttttcaaaaaaacttgTATGAAGGGAGGTTTTATTCTATCCATATCTAAATTTTTCTTGTGAGTAAATTAGTGGtcttcctttttatttatagagGCAAAAATTCATGAACCATTGTATCTGTTAGTTATGGAAAGTTGTGTTGTTTTTTTCAGCCGTGACTTTTCATTTTTGGaatatatttattgttataGTTTTGTGGAAATTGTTGTGAATATTTCTTGGCAAAAGTAGTTTTAAGTAAAAAAGACATGCTTTTGGCCTTAAGATTgtgaatttttgttattttaaattcaATGGTTTgacaaaatttgaaaaagtttaaaattgtgCCTCATCATTCTAAATAGGTGTCATTACATCTGAACATTAATATAGTTTATCTTGAGATGTTTTatcacaaataataataataaataattatttacagaTGTTAAAAGTGGTAAATTggtaataattttaaataggtGTCTTGCACGTTTTGTTGAACaagttataataatttaaaataagccACTGAGATATGTAACTTCGTAGATTTATGCAATTCATGTAtgcaaatatacaaaaaaatgatgGAGACGAATAGACACGAAGTTTTAAAAACACCATTtcagtttttgtttggtttattataatatatataatctaattGTGTGACCTTTTCACCTTAACCTAACCGTGTGaccttatttttatttatatacatttaaTCAAATCACCAGACACCATTATTCAATCATCAAAGGGCGTAAGTTCCAACTGTTATCTTAATGAGTTTATTCCTATCCCCTTCTCTCCCTTCATCTAACGCCGTGACCAAAGAAACCAGCACAGAGCCATGACAAAGACATTGATGGATCCGATAGATGGAGAAGTGGAATAACGCCACCAGGGCCGCAATATTTCTCACCGAGCAAAACGTAACTTAATTAACAGTTGTGAGTTGCAATTGTTTGTGATCAACACTAACTCCTTCACATTATTCAACTTCAGCTTTCATGCCATTAAGGGAAGCACCATCATTGTTGTCATCAGTCACCACAACCAAGGGAAGCGGCCGAATAAAGACTCCAAAATGGACCGAAAGATTGAGAAGCCGTGACGTAGTCAATATGCCGGGAGGGCTCGTGCTTTCTGGTATGTCGTCCATAGGAGAGATCTGTGTCTGTTATTCCATGATAAAACAGATGGTGAAGATCTTACGCTGTCGAAACCGTTGAATCTTAGAGAAGGAGGGAAAACAGCGGCTGAGCTACGGTGATGATTAAGGCGGGAGTTAGAAGGAGGATAAAGAGTGGTTCAGTGGTTTGAGTGTTATAGCGTGTGACAACAACCAGAGGCGCCATATTTTTCACCGGGTAAAGGGTTCTAGAAATCCCTTCTTCACACTTTCTCTACTTCTCAAATACATCAAAAACCAGTGAAAAGTCCCACCCTATTGGTTAAAATACAAAACAGAAGAATGGAAAGGAAGGATATGTTCTGACTATTAGGGTTTGGGTGTTAAAATTGTTAGAAATTGATTAAAATGCAAAACAGAACAATGGAAAGGGAGGCTACGTTTTGACTATTAGGGTTTGGGTGTTAACTTTGTTAGAAAGCAAGCGTTTCAAACTATTGCTTCTAGAATAGTTTATGCAACTTTATGCTAACgtttttaaatagaatttagaatACCACATTCATACCTTACTGGAGactaaaaatatagaattgagTTAGACAATGAATGCTTAAGAACCaagtaaattttctttaaaatttgttGCTGTAAAaagttcaatatataacattctGAAAAGGTACATCCTTGGCTTTTTTAAAACGTAGGTGTTGTTTGAGAAGGAATCTTTTGAGAGAAGAGTTTCAACAAAACATAAGttatttaaacaaaagaaaaatttaggacCATTAgatgaaaaaacaaataattatgaCCGTGAGATTGTAactcttcaatttttttttcgaaaagtACAGGAATTATGAAAGTATGTCTCTTACTATTAAAGAGATGTATCATTTCAAATAAATAACTGTTTAAAATAGGAGTATTTTAATGATGAAAAAGTATGATTGTGGCTCTTAAAAAGTtgtgttgtttaaaatatagACGGTTAAAAGAAGAGTACCCAAAAAACATTGATGACATCATCATTCATATCAAGAGTATTTTATGTCCATTAGATCATAAAATAAAGTGAATTCTAACCATTggatcagatttttttttcctataaaaaaatgACGTCATAGGAGAACAAAAACAAGtttgatattatatataaatttggtATGTTAGCAGAGAAATGGGTTGATACATGATTTGTGAGTTAATATGTTATATGATACACGAATTGTTATATGATATATGTTTCGTTAACTGATTCATAGTTTGATACCAAAAAatgagaagagaaaaagattcaaaaattGAGAAATGATGGCCAAGATGagataaagaagagaagagatcaACGGAGGTTTGGGATTGAAAAACAGAATCGATGGCGGTTGAAAATTTAGAATGGAGACTCATGAGTGCAAAGGAGATGAGAGTAATATGTTTCTATGGAGAATTCGTTTTCTCCATCAAATTAGGTGAACTTAAATATTTGAttatgaagaagaaaatgaagtgaaaGAGGATAACATAAagtgtgaaagaaaaaaaaaacgaagaaaaaGATTGTAAGGACAAAAAGAatgtgagaaaaagaaaaaaaatgtagagaAAAAAAGAGTGAAATAAGGATAATTTCGGAAATTCAAGTTAAAGATCTATAGTAATTTACTTATACATCAAATCATGTGCATTTACTTAATATTGTTTCTATGTAGGGGTATAAGCTAAATTACTCTTCTTAGCAAAGAGCAAAGAGCAAAGATCCAAGAGCTACTGCCCATTGCTTTGTCCGTAATGAATTTAATAAGTTGAATCccgtcagttttttttttttaaatcttttaatCTCTCTTCATGCTACTTCACTGCATATCAATCTAAATTTAAAAGGCCATATAGTCGTCTCTTTTTTAACACATAAAAGGCCATACAGTCCATCTAAGGGAATTTCCACTCCCAAAACCTAAAGGGATATaacataattttgaaatattaaccACTTCAGTGATCAGGTTAATAAAGCTAAGAACAACAGCTAAAATATTATCTCATTTAGCACATATACGATCCCGAGACAACACGGCTAGACATGGAACATtttttaacagaaaaaaaaaagacaaataacAACAACATGGTGGTTTTATTGCAACGGTAGTGATAATCATGATGATAGAAGATCAAATATGTTAAATGCATGTGGCCTCATCAGCCACTAGTATAAATAACAATGGGGCTTCTCACGTTGTGTGTGCCATCAGACCAGACTAGATTAGCAGACGAAGGCAGTTTTGGGTCGAGACCACTGCCTGTAACAGTCACTGTGAAAGCCAGTTTTTCATTCACCGACTTCATAGACAGGACATTAGGTGAAATCTTGACACTGAGCTTAGACCCGTGATTTAAGACAATCTTTGAATTGTATGTAGAGTTGGGGGTGCCAAGGTTGGTAACGGTTCTGTTGAAAGTCACGGTGAAGGGGCTACGTGATCCAGAAAGTTTAGCCGACATTGAAGGATAGTTGAGGTTTCTTGGTAAGGTATTTCCAGTGCAAGTGACAGCTTCACCGGTAATGAGTTTAAGGGTTTTGGAAGTGTAGTTCAAGCCGCAGAGAAAGGCGATGTGGTCTGCTTTGTTCAGTTCATAGCCAAGCCCAGGATTTAGAGCTGCTATTGGGTCGACATGGCCAGCTCCATAAGCGAACTCGGTTGATGCAACCCCAGTTTCAGAAGCATTCATCGACCATGCTGTAAGCGTTAATTAAAAGACACCATACAAGAACAGAGTTATCAGCCAAAAGATTACTTGTGGTACAAGGTGGATCACAATTTTGGTTACCGGTTGTCATGATGGCAGATTGGATCAAGGATGGAGACCAGTCAGGATGAAAAGTCTTGATGTACGCAGCCACGCCAGCAACATGTGGACAAGACATTGAAGTTCCAGAGAGTACAGAGTACTTCACTTGTCTCTGGTCTCCTAAAGATGGTGAACCCAAAGGTGAATACGCAGCGAGAATCTCAACTCCTGGTGCAGTTATATCCGGCTACATTTCAATCAAACATTTTCTGTCAAACCGGTTTTAAAAAgccaataaatattaaaaaaaaaaagatatgtaaCCTTTAGAAGATCAACAGCAAGGGTGTTTGGACCACGAGAAGAGAAGGAAGCAACTTTAGGAGATTTCTGATTAAAGACTGCCTCAGTTTTTAGAACAGTGCCTCGTGGGGACCTGCGgaaaacaaacacatacataTCAGGACAAAGAAGCAGACTCTTAAGAAAATGTAAAACGTATGAAACAGagaaaagatattttgttaCTTTGTAGAGTTAACGTAAGAGAGGAGAGAAGCAAAGTCATCTTGTGATAGAGCAGATAGAGGACGAGGGCTAATGGAGGCGTAGTTTTTGTAGTCTACATTTATGGTTGCAACAGCTGTTTCCGAAATAGTTGGATATCTGCTCACCAATACTTTTCCCTTGGCCTGAGATCCAAGAGTTCCCTCCACAAGAGGATAATTCTTTCCCTTGAGATCAAAAGCATTCACTGACCTCCCCTGTTAAGACAAAAACAAAGAGTCATATGAAGGGACAGAGAAGATACTATTATCATAGGAATGTTACTTGATACTTACGGAAAGTGTCCTGCCGTTTTGGAGAACAACTTTGGTGAGAAACTCACGGTTGGTTGTGCTGGCTGCGACGGTTAAAATCCATGGCGCTACGCTCACGACCGAGTTTGGATTGGGACCGCTGTTTCCGGCTGAATTCACAGTAAGGATCCCTTTGGCCATAGCGTGAAAAGCCCCGATTGCAATGGGGTCCTTTTCGTACGGGATGGCATTGTCATCCCCAATGGATATGCTAATGACATCGACACCATCTGCTATTGCGTCATCGAATGCAGACAGTATAGATTCTGTGGTACACCCTGTAGTGGTGCAAACTTTGTAAGCAGCGATTCTAGCAGCTGGAACGCCGCCTCTCGCCGTTCCATTACCTATTCCGAAGAAGCTTGTGCCCGTAACTGCGTTTCCAGCAGCTGTAGACGCTGTGTGTGAACCATGGCCTTCGCTGTCCCTGGTGCCTTCGCCTGTGTAGTCTCTTGCTCCGATCAACTTGCTGAAACATTGAAAACAAAGTCATCCTCTTCTTAAAAACAATAGTAATCTTATAAGAGAGACATTAAAGAGAATTACTTGTTGCAAGTGAAGTTTTTGCCGCCTGAACAAACACCTTTCCATTTCTTCGGAGGCGGACCAAATCCTTTGCCCGAGAAGCTCTCAGATTCTGGCCAAACACCAGTGTCGATGACTCCGACAATAGTATCACTCTCTACCGCCAAGTTTCGCTTTGTATTCTTTCCTTCCTTTAACCCCATGAAGTCCCAAGACGCAGTCGTTTGGATTTGTAACTTCTTGCTCCGGAACACCGACACAACTCCCTCCATTTCTATGCAAGACATAAAATTGTTTTAGTCAAGTACCTAACTGATTAACTGAACCTTTATAAACCATTTCAGCATAAGTGTCTCTCGATTGAAGATCACTCACCGGCTACTTGTTCTCGTTCTGACTCGGTGAGTCGGGCAGCGAACCCATTAAAACTCCTCTTATAACTTCTCACCAAACGACCTTCCATCGAActagagtatatatatatgtgtgtgtattaCTTGTTAGAATCCTCTCAACGTGGGCTAGTTATAACTAATTTACGAATAGAGAGTGATTTAATTTAATCGCACCTTTCTCCAGTGACTTCTTGAAGAATACTTAAGTGATTCGACATTGGTGTGTAATCCGGTCGAGACGGAAGTGAACCCATGTAAACAACGTACACCTTCATCGAATATTATCATCATTATCTTCgacatgtataataaaacgtgattggtagaaataaaatttattattaactgTTATAAAAACTAATATACCTGTTTATCTTGACGATCATCTGTGACTGCTGAGACTAAACCGAGTAAGAAGACAACTACACATGGCACCAGACAAAAGGAAGATGCTCGCATCTTTTTCTTATGCAATGAATTATATGTTAATctagtttttcaatttcaatggaGATTAACATAAAATGATGTATGAGTAGTAGAATTTATACTTAAACAGTGCAATGAAACAAATCCTAATTAAATCCCGTTGATTCGGTTTCCTTATAATGAACCTATACCatatatttatgatatttttccCAAATGGCATCATTGTATGTTGACCAAAATGATTCTCGATCGTTAATTTAAGGAAAcatatctattattatattattttttgaaacttctattattatattttgttacatCTAGTTTGATGTTTGAACTCATTTTTGTAGAATTTTCCTGAAtaattaagaaatatatatatattatattacagGTATATTATAGTTAAAGTGCGGGTTAAATCAACTTAATGATCCATATGTTTTAAATAGTCTCAAACAATCCATGAATATCTAACTTGTCGGTATAAGTTACcttattaatttagtaaataattagattataatgtgtttattttaattagtttcaaatatttagttgtattcaagattttaaaataatttaattaagcAGATAAGAGGACATATATCTTACTTAGTATAGACgtatttgtaattttattacaaccaaatctataaaatgaaatatatattcttagtatctatattatttatattaaagtaCCAATATGAACTAACTCTTAAATTATATCTTAATTACATCTAATTTCATTAGAAACTAACTAatcttattttttagaattaattagtcttaacaaaatctttttaaaaaatacaatcaattcattttatttatggTCAATCTTAATCATTGTTTCAAATGTCAATATATCTTAACAATTTAAATACTTAtgtacataaataatataaaactgtCATAAAATAAAGGGAATTtgccaaaaatgactcaaaacttgattttgaatacaaaagtgtaccccaaatttaatcaaatgcaaaagtaactcaAAAGTTTAGTGAAATTATAACAGCCCCCTtatgaataaacaaaaaacttgtattcaattttaccattataaccctccgttagagaagacttctttgtaagtcttctctacgatgacttctttgtaagtcttcttgTTCAGTAGAtcctaaaaataattttataattttataaaaaatattttgatgggtaaaaattgaaatcatgtaataataaacatttttcaatgatgtaaatttatttcatctgaaattaaattattttcaacatatatGAGTGAATATATATTGGTTcatgagtcattggtttagggtttggtaacatatgttatagtattgtatgtttctttagggttagattctgaaatcttaccttcattttttttctttttcaaattgacccatatatatttagtaactatctaataacttgatttaaacactttctaagtttttttttaagtttaaaaaagtgtttttgcatagttaattgattttagggTCTGGAAGACTCACATAAGACTTAAAAAAAGTCTTCAGACACATTctgcctaaattttagtagaatttatggtttctgcctaaattttggaataatttaggtttcccgcctaaatcaaagtcttcAATAAGTTTTCTatgagtcttccataagtcttccaggATTATTCCAGAAGTTTTCCAGAGAAAGTCTTCTCATggattagatcttaaaaataatttaaaatttttataaaaaatattttcatgggttaaaatttgaaatcatgtaataataaacatttttcaatgatgtaaattttattatctgaaattgaattattttcaacatagataagtgaatgtagattggttcatgagtcattggtttagggtttggtaacaaaTGTTGGTATTGTTGgtatctttagggttagatttgaaatcttatcttcattttttttcctttttcaaattgacctatataaatttagtaactatctaataatttgatttaaacactttctaagtttttttaagtttaaaaaggttttttttttgcatatttatttgattttagggtctagaagactcacagaaaacttaaaaagaagtcttcCGACACATCCTGCCtaaatttaagtaaaattagggtttccgcctaaattttggaataatttaggtttcctgcctaaatcaaagtcttccataagtcttccatgagtcttacataagtcttccatgagtcttacataagtcttccatgagtcttccataagtcttccagaaATCTTCTGGgtcgaaaatatttaaactaattaattggaatttttgtctccatatataaagaaaatttacacattctctttcttcctctcaaatgattgcaacaaaaatgtaatgtttctcactctaaaactctccaacctctctctaatctctttgaacatcaaaacaccaaactttatattcatttctcactttttcttatgtcttctcactaatttatcttctttttacaggttttttattacatgattctcatctttcactctttcaaaagtatatctctaaattttggatatgaatttatgtgtgtgtttatatgttagattcta encodes:
- the LOC106417643 gene encoding subtilisin-like protease SBT4.8, producing the protein MRASSFCLVPCVVVFLLGLVSAVTDDRQDKQVYVVYMGSLPSRPDYTPMSNHLSILQEVTGESSMEGRLVRSYKRSFNGFAARLTESEREQVAEMEGVVSVFRSKKLQIQTTASWDFMGLKEGKNTKRNLAVESDTIVGVIDTGVWPESESFSGKGFGPPPKKWKGVCSGGKNFTCNNKLIGARDYTGEGTRDSEGHGSHTASTAAGNAVTGTSFFGIGNGTARGGVPAARIAAYKVCTTTGCTTESILSAFDDAIADGVDVISISIGDDNAIPYEKDPIAIGAFHAMAKGILTVNSAGNSGPNPNSVVSVAPWILTVAASTTNREFLTKVVLQNGRTLSGRSVNAFDLKGKNYPLVEGTLGSQAKGKVLVSRYPTISETAVATINVDYKNYASISPRPLSALSQDDFASLLSYVNSTKSPRGTVLKTEAVFNQKSPKVASFSSRGPNTLAVDLLKPDITAPGVEILAAYSPLGSPSLGDQRQVKYSVLSGTSMSCPHVAGVAAYIKTFHPDWSPSLIQSAIMTTAWSMNASETGVASTEFAYGAGHVDPIAALNPGLGYELNKADHIAFLCGLNYTSKTLKLITGEAVTCTGNTLPRNLNYPSMSAKLSGSRSPFTVTFNRTVTNLGTPNSTYNSKIVLNHGSKLSVKISPNVLSMKSVNEKLAFTVTVTGSGLDPKLPSSANLVWSDGTHNVRSPIVIYTSG